gtaaattttgtaaattttgtaaattttgtaaattttgtaaattttgtaaattttgtaaattttgtaaattttgtaaattttgtaaattttgtaaattttgtaaattttgtaaattttgtaaattttgtaaatttggttaattttgttaattttgtacattttgtaaattttgtaaattttgtaaattttgtaaattttgtaaattttgtaaattttgtaaattttgtaaattttgtaaattttgtaaattttgtaaattttgtaaattttgtaaattttgtaaattttgtaaattttgtaaattttgtaaattttgtaaattttgtaaattttgtaaattttgtaaattttgtaaattttgtaaattttgtaaattttgtaaattttgtgaattatgttaattttgttaattttacaaattttgtaaattatgtaaattaagcaaatttgttaattttgttaactttgtataattataaactttgtatatttttaaattttataggttttgtcaattttgtaaatttagttaattttgtaattttggcatttttataatttatggattttttgtcatttttgtaaattttgtaatttaattgaattttgtaattttagaaagttttagtgtttttactgtaatttttgtcatttatgtatattttgtaaatttgatcattttcgattttttctagaatttttgtctcgtttttgtaatttttaccattttttttacttttgtcattgtcagaaataaagaaaacaaaaaaaaatgtcaaaaaataaaaaaaattacaaaaatgataaaaacgaaaaatatgacaaatacaCAATGTAATTTCTCTGTgatgtcatgtttgtcatttctatcatttttttttttttaaatttttgtggttTTCCTCATGCACTTTcgtatttgtttaaatttttaatttgtgatatttgtttttaacattaaatttgTCTTATTCAAGATttggtttgttatttttattttttcgccatttttttcattcttggaattcaagattttttgtattcgctcttttttctattttgtcatatttttcttttgtttttatcattttttttcattcaattttcaaattaaattttttgtcatctctgtctgtctgtctgttgtGAATTCTTTACTTGATGTATGTCAAGAAGAATTAGCTTTCAACTTTACATTATGTATAATCAGTGTTTCGTCCAGTGAAATTTTACGATTTTCCAGGAACAAATTTTACATGAGTTTTGCAACAATCGATcgaactaaaattgaatgttgaaaaGTGAGGCGTATTTCCTACAGGGAAACATATAAGAAGGGATGCTAGTCGTAATGTAAAAATTGGAAACCCTATACTAGAGATGCTAGCCGtctaaataataacaaaaacattcaaaaacagTGATCCGGTTCCGGCGGCCTTTTTGTGCGTATTCCGttggtttttgtttaaaaaaataagtgccCTGCAATGGAAGAACTGGAAGGATCCGAACTTGGCACCAAAGAGTACTGGGAATCGAGCTACGAAACCGAGATTCGTAACTACCAGGACCACGGAGATGTGGGGGAGGTTTGGTTCGACGAGGACAGTCAGCTGAGGATTATTCGGTGGATCCAGCGGCAGGAAAGCCGAATCGGAACCGATGATGGCATCATTGATTTAGGTTTGTAtgtgatttttggaaaaaaaaattataatattaaaaatttaatgttttcaataaaattcgttATTCTAGGTTGTGGCAACGGAATGATGTTGGTTGAACTGGCTCGGGAAGGATATAATAATCTAACCGGGGTGGATTACTCTCCTAAAGCGATCCAACTGGCTGAAACAATTTGTCAGGATCAAAAGTTGAAGATCAGTTACAGGGCGGTGGATCTCTTGAACCCTCAGGATGTAGCCTTACTTGGGCAATTTAAGCTCGTCCACGACAAAGGAACCTACGATGCGATAAGTTTACATCCAGATGACCCGAAATCCAAGCGGGCCGCTTACATCGATGGAGTAAGTACATTACTGAGGGATGATGGACTGTTTGTGATAACTTCATGTAATTGGACGCAAAATGAGTTGA
This sequence is a window from Uranotaenia lowii strain MFRU-FL chromosome 3, ASM2978415v1, whole genome shotgun sequence. Protein-coding genes within it:
- the LOC129754267 gene encoding EEF1A lysine methyltransferase 2, which gives rise to MEELEGSELGTKEYWESSYETEIRNYQDHGDVGEVWFDEDSQLRIIRWIQRQESRIGTDDGIIDLGCGNGMMLVELAREGYNNLTGVDYSPKAIQLAETICQDQKLKISYRAVDLLNPQDVALLGQFKLVHDKGTYDAISLHPDDPKSKRAAYIDGVSTLLRDDGLFVITSCNWTQNELISSFTEGFELDSVIPTPTFKFGGTVGNVVTSVVFRKKLKQ